atgGAGGGTGGAAAGGAGGAATTATATCAAGAGGATATAGAGGCGGGCGAGGATCAGCCAGGCGAGGAGTTAGAAGAAGCTATGTCACCAGAGGACGGTTTCGGCAACTATCTAGAAGGTGACGTATTCGAAAATGCTATGGAGTTGCTATACCGAGCTCGTATCATGTACATGGACTCATCGAAACCGTCGGAACAACTACCGGCAAAAATTCAGACAAGGCTTGTGGAGATATACGAATTGCTTGGTGATATCGATCAGGAACTAGAGGATTTCGCGCAAGCAGTTAGAGATTACGAAGAGGCGATAAGGATGTGCAAACAGGTATTGGAGAAAGACTCTGAGAGAGTCTTAGAGATTTACATGAAATTAGCAGAAGCTTTAAGGTGGCTCGATACAGAGAACTACGAAAACATGACGCGAGAACAACACAAGGAATACCTATTACAAATATTAGGTATGCTAAAGAACAGAATCAAGCATCAAAAATCTAGcgatattgaagaagatgaaggcCGTTTGGAAAGAATTACAGAGGATTTACAAACCCTGAAAGCGGGAAAATCAGCGGCAACACCgttcaacaaagaattaATGATGCAAGCAATACTGAAACAAGCATTAGAGACCACTCAGCAGGGGAAAGTCAATGATTTATCAAAGAttgtgaagaaaaataagaagaaaacaCTCAAGAGGTGAGGCCAACGAAGTTCTAGTCCTTTATCCAAGTTGCTAAAGCTCAGTTAGTTGATTGTTATATAAAATGTATACTAAAAAAATAAGTTGCTTTGAGCAATCgtcttgatttttctttaaaaGGGTGCTTCTATTAaggatgaaaaaaaaagcGGACTCGACTATCAACCCTTCACAGaaggtcaattgaaaaaaaccCAAGAAAACGTCCATAATGTCGGAGAATAACAAGAGTACAACCGCCAATGCATCCGCCGGTGCATCCACCAAGAAACCAGTTGTCAATCACTCTTCGCCAGTGAAAAAACTACTGCAATTGTCCCATTCCCTACAATTTGCCTGGTTCGTAGGTCATGTCATCACCCTAGTGGGCAGCATCATCTGCTTTGCCTCAATGGGGAACCGCTTCTTCTACAGAGTGACTTGGTTCGGTGTCCTAGAGTCCTTTGGTATCATTACATATCAACACTACTACCCCAAAGCCACTCCTAACGCTCAGAACCAAATGACCCCTCAGGCATTGCTTCAAAATAGTGATG
Above is a window of Torulaspora delbrueckii CBS 1146 chromosome 6, complete genome DNA encoding:
- the HIF1 gene encoding Hif1p (similar to Saccharomyces cerevisiae HIF1 (YLL022C); ancestral locus Anc_4.37) — protein: MSRKIKGLLVDGAKFTASGDLEKAVQCYATVLDLESQKPEPYVLLARCLYRIGLKNNDMFGGGGEEDQSSSEEEEEDDDADEEDETEQAPAVNSQLYQFDHEEEDMEGGKEELYQEDIEAGEDQPGEELEEAMSPEDGFGNYLEGDVFENAMELLYRARIMYMDSSKPSEQLPAKIQTRLVEIYELLGDIDQELEDFAQAVRDYEEAIRMCKQVLEKDSERVLEIYMKLAEALRWLDTENYENMTREQHKEYLLQILGMLKNRIKHQKSSDIEEDEGRLERITEDLQTLKAGKSAATPFNKELMMQAILKQALETTQQGKVNDLSKIVKKNKKKTLKR